One genomic region from Sulfuriflexus mobilis encodes:
- a CDS encoding YkvA family protein, producing the protein MKNTVWKERVTALKKNTYALYLASQDTRVPILAKVLIGLVVAYALSPIDLIPDFIPVIGYLDDLILLPLGILLAIRFIPREVWRECQAVAAAKICDMPHSRRAAVIIIIIWVLAISGFIFWLWGVIQRE; encoded by the coding sequence ATGAAGAATACGGTATGGAAGGAACGGGTAACCGCATTAAAGAAGAATACCTATGCGTTGTATCTTGCCTCGCAAGATACCCGGGTGCCGATTCTGGCAAAAGTGCTTATTGGCCTCGTGGTCGCTTATGCCCTGAGTCCTATTGACTTAATACCGGATTTTATTCCGGTGATAGGTTACCTGGATGATTTGATTTTATTGCCACTGGGCATTCTTTTGGCTATTCGGTTTATTCCCCGAGAGGTGTGGCGGGAATGCCAGGCCGTGGCAGCGGCGAAAATATGTGATATGCCGCACAGTCGCAGGGCCGCTGTTATTATTATCATTATCTGGGTCTTGGCAATTAGTGGTTTCATATTCTGGCTGTGGGGCGTTATTCAACGGGAGTAA
- a CDS encoding lipid A deacylase LpxR family protein — protein MNLFFRHLLTCLFSAGLLLTHTTGMAQPVHDRGVAFYFDQDLFTLGLNQDRDYTTGIAVEFFWQGEGLYPMDRLVRWTGQQLGLHAEGAFTERSFMLGSVNYTPDNLSASTPLPDDRPYASLIYLSNKRVYADEDSALGIDMRIGVLGTGIAREVQQGLHRAWRNLANDTQPVDPKGWSHQISNGGEATLGLRLAYAERLTGAPGHWDLTGTGSASLGYQTNASIGLSLRGGHISSPVWTLPYDPINRGNFLPSLSGDEWYLWAAYRARAVAYDALLQGQFRDSDVTFNNSDLRHVVHDAGVGLTLSYKPVQVTFSINGKTSELNVGNADRNHLWGNVSFMLRY, from the coding sequence ATGAACTTGTTTTTTCGTCACCTGTTAACCTGCCTCTTCAGTGCGGGATTGCTGCTCACGCACACAACAGGCATGGCACAACCGGTTCACGACCGCGGCGTGGCCTTTTATTTTGACCAGGACCTGTTCACCCTCGGCCTCAATCAGGACCGCGATTACACCACCGGCATCGCCGTTGAATTCTTCTGGCAGGGGGAAGGCCTCTACCCGATGGATCGACTCGTAAGGTGGACGGGACAGCAGCTCGGTCTACACGCCGAGGGGGCCTTCACCGAACGCAGTTTTATGCTCGGAAGCGTCAACTATACCCCCGATAACCTCTCCGCCAGTACCCCCCTGCCGGATGATCGCCCTTATGCCTCGTTGATCTATTTAAGTAACAAGCGTGTCTATGCCGACGAGGACAGTGCCCTTGGGATCGACATGCGTATTGGCGTACTCGGCACCGGCATCGCCCGCGAGGTACAACAGGGACTGCACCGGGCCTGGCGTAATCTCGCCAACGACACCCAACCGGTTGACCCCAAGGGCTGGAGCCACCAGATCTCAAACGGTGGTGAGGCAACGCTAGGGCTTCGGCTTGCCTATGCCGAACGACTCACCGGGGCACCAGGCCACTGGGACCTCACCGGTACAGGTAGTGCCAGCCTCGGCTATCAGACCAATGCCAGCATTGGCCTGTCTCTGCGTGGTGGTCATATCAGCAGCCCCGTCTGGACCCTGCCCTACGACCCGATCAACCGCGGCAACTTCCTGCCCTCACTGAGTGGCGATGAGTGGTACCTGTGGGCCGCCTACCGTGCACGCGCCGTTGCCTATGATGCATTATTGCAGGGCCAGTTTCGCGACAGTGATGTTACCTTCAACAATAGTGACCTTCGCCATGTGGTGCATGACGCCGGCGTGGGCCTGACCCTGAGTTACAAACCGGTGCAGGTGACCTTCTCAATCAATGGTAAGACCAGTGAGCTCAATGTGGGCAACGCAGACCGCAACCATCTCTGGGGCAACGTCTCTTTCATGCTGCGCTATTAA